The following coding sequences are from one Electrophorus electricus isolate fEleEle1 chromosome 22, fEleEle1.pri, whole genome shotgun sequence window:
- the LOC113582352 gene encoding specifically androgen-regulated gene protein, with product MPACGSRPCSTSMNSGSSCDSMASVNSGFSDDSMEHLSAEERACLMYLEEAIESLETEDDSGLSNDEPSWPPRALAARTGHLASASPTKPEELSFHNDSNRVLGNNHKAHGLLVPTPLVLANGSAQFLKKTEIGTPLQETVNEANASALNSYHPSAALTARKPASSPQNPGTHKPDEPPSFIPEPPVKAGTAIQPKAKEGPAKIQLDIRPDHRSKGATPDMQTELIPPPSDFMDEPDHLYQQPQSQSQPQLPPQPQLEPPPGNRVNAPPSGFGRQARDDKPPGTANASPGGLLSPCELDKLREKASMKKNRKISQKWLDQSGSPPSSPDSCHVTAEHGEPKSAPAVAPKPKKFPSSIIMKSHKDSGPSHSLVPHSDHTLVNQQKVHVEALKKLGLLKGVEEDSSPTVSPPHRVPPPAAEAVEARGKTVSLLSSPPFSEKGGRQSPTVLRGSSSRVFKSASMKQSDMGKNVAVKQSSTIKGQGKAPEKANVELSPGQLQQNLSRPAFSGSLKDLSIQQPPSNLKEEPNFRKSLPSSTMPGTHGISVVISPQSKNGEDRKQALRKLGLIRD from the exons ATGCCAGCTTGTGGCTCCAGGCCATGTAGCACCAGTATGAACAGCGGAAGCAGCTGTGACAGCATGGCCAGCGTCAACTCTGGCTTT AGTGATGACAGTATGGAACACCTCTCTGCCGAAGAGCGCGCCTGTCTCATGTACCTGGAGGAAGCCATCGAGTCCTTGGAGACAGAGGATGACAGCGGCCTGTCCAACGATGAACCAAGCTGGCCGCCTCGCGCTTTAGCCGCTAGAACGGGCCACCTTGCGTCCGCTAGCCCAACCAAACCAGAGG agctgtCATTCCATAATGATTCCAACAGAGTTTTGGGAAACAACCATAAAGCTCATGGCCTGCTTGTACCTACTCCACTGGTTCTGGCCAATGGTAGTGCGCAATTtctgaaaaaaactgaaataggCACACCCTTACAAGAAACAGTTAATGAAGCTAATGCCTCTGCATTAAACTCTTACCACCCATCAGCTGCACTGACTGCTAGAAAACCTGCCTCATCACCTCAAAATCCAGGAACCCATAAACCTGATGAGCCTCCTTCTTTCATACCTGAGCCTCCAGTAAAAGCTGGCACTGCCATTCAGCCGAAAGCCAAAGAAGGTCCTGCCAAGATCCAGCTGGACATCAGACCAGATCATCGGAGCAAGGGTGCTACACCTGACATGCAAACGGAGTTGATTCCTCCACCCTCAGACTTTATGGATGAACCAGATCATCTTTACCAACAACCCCAATCCCAATCTCAACCCCAGCTTCCACCTCAACCCCAGTTAGAGCCACCACCAGGAAACAGAGTGAACGCCCCTCCCTCAGGTTTTGGCAGACAGGCCAGGGATGACAAACCTCCTGGCACAGCGAATGCATCACCTGGAGGACTGCTGTCCCCATGTGAGCTAGACAAATTGCGTGAAAAGGCTTCGATGAAGAAAAACCGCAAAATATCCCAGAAGTGGTTAGACCAATCAGGTTCTCCCCCTTCATCTCCGGATTCCTGCCATGTCACTGCAGAACATGGCGAGCCCAAAAGTGCACCGGCTGTGGCACCCAAACCAAAGAAATTCCCCTCCAGTATCATCATGAAAAGTCACAAAGACTCTGGGCCTTCTCATTCACTTGTTCCACACAGTGATCACACTTTGGTGAATCAGCAGAAGGTTCACGTCGAGGCCCTGAAGAAACTGGGCTTACTGAAGGGTGTTGAGGAagattcaagccccactgtcAGTCCACCACATAGGGTCCCTCCGCCTGCCGCAGAAGCAGTGGAGGCAAGAGGAAAAACAGTTTCACTTTTATCTTCACCTCCCTTCTCAGAAAAAGGAGGACGTCAAAGTCCGACAGTCCTGAggggttcaagttcaagagtgTTCAAATCTGCATCCATGAAGCAATCAGACATGGGTAAAAATGTTGCAGTCAAACAGTCCTCCACCATAAAAGGTCAGGGGAAGGCGCCAGAGAAGGCCAACGTGGAGCTCTCGCCTGGACAGCTGCAACAAAACTTGTCTCGACCTGCTTTTTCAGGGAGCTTGAAAGACTTGAGTATCCAGCAGCCACCTTCTAACTTGAAAGAAGAACCGAATTTCAGGAAGTCCCTGCCCTCTTCCACCATGCCAGGAACACACGGCATCAGTGTGGTCATCTCGCCACAGAGCAAAAATGGAGAAGATCGCAAGCAGGCCCTGAGGAAGCTGGGACTGATTAGAGACTGA
- the LOC113582349 gene encoding peptidase inhibitor 16 — protein sequence MAPAGVLHCTLLWLTVAAVASLLTKEQRDSIVDQHNIYRASVNPKAADMARMTWNENATLVAEKYASQCIWDHNPAVKNIFGESLFTSTGPINVSKVLHEWFKEHEHYDYDNNQCSEDEQCGHYTQMVWAKSTSVGCAAHVCATFQGLPGFTNTTIVVCNYFPLGNVVGHKPYQAGEPCSQCPENWTLCEDNVCGPEHKDVLPSTETEHGDILPSTETERGDILPSTETEHGDILPSTETEHGDILPSTETEQENNTRAMPEHAVIASKAAVQMKTIKTQAYIKPEAWADHSTSTCCYIKPLLFSSASVPWTAQHSCFCTYTINAPRIPLI from the exons ATGGCTCCGGCCGGGGTCCTCCACTGCACCCTGCTCTGGCTGACTGTGGCTGCAGTGGCCAGCCTGCTCACCAAGGAGCAGAGGGACTCTATCGTGGATCAGCACAACATATACCGGGCATCGGTGAATCCTAAAGCTGCGGACATGGCGCGCATG ACATGGAATGAAAACGCTACACTGGTGGCAGAAAAGTATGCTTCTCAGTGCATATGGGATCACAATCCAGCGGTGAAGAACATATTCGGCGAGAGCCTCTTCACCAGCACAGGACCCATCAATGTCAGCAAGGTCCTGCATGAATG GTTTAaggaacatgaacattatgactACGATAATAACCAGTGTTCTGAAGATGAACAGTGTGGGCACTACACACAG ATGGTATGGGCGAAGAGTACTAGTGTAGGCTGTGCTGCACACGTCTGTGCCACTTTTCAGGGTCTTCCAGGATTTACGAATACCACTATTGTAGTCTGCAATTATTTCCCCTT AGGCAACGTAGTGGGGCACAAACCATATCAGGCAGGAGAACCATGCTCCCAGTGCCCAGAAAATTGGACACTATGCGAGGATAATGTCTGTG gACCAGAGCATAAAGACGTCCTCCCcagtacagagacagagcaTGGAGATATCCTCCCCAGTACAGAGACAGAGCGTGGAGATATCCTCCCcagtacagagacagagcaTGGAGATATCCTCCCcagtacagagacagagcaTGGAGATATCCTCCCcagtacagagacagagcaggagaacaATACCAGGGCAATGCCGGAGCATGCAGTCATCGCCAGTAAGGCAG CTGTACAGATgaagacaataaaaacacaggcCTATATTAAACCTGAGGCTTGGGCAGACCACAGCACATCCACATGCTGTTACATAAAACCACTGCTCTTCAGCTCAGCCTCTGTGCCATGGACAGCTCAGCACAGCTGCTTCTGTACATACACTATAAACGCACCCAGAATTCCACTTATTTAG